taagatttttttttaaaacatgttcatatcatattttcaaGACGAAACCAATGCTTACACAGATCTACACAGATCTACAGACAAATGCGCTTAAATCAATTTTGATTGACGTCACGTgttgtaagaaaaattaaacaataaaaaaaagaatataacatACCAAAACGTCCCCGAATTTCAGCCAACTGGACTTTTAATTTCTCACTATTGGCCTTTACGTTCAAATTTATGTCTAGTAAGCTGAAAGTTGTGTACTGATTGGACCAACTGTCTTTGAGATAGTCTACATCGTCTTTAATGAGTTCTAGATCCCCCTTTCCAGGAATAATTTCTTCAATCTTTTTGAATCTCTTCTCCATAGCCTTCGACTTTCTTTTCATTCCTTTAATTAGGCATTCTGTGTCTGGAAGTAAAAGTTAAAGATGTATATAGCGTTACTGTAGTAGAATAGAAATTTCTTTATTGGAGTTggaaaaacaaatctaaaatattgttttcacatTAAGAAATATCAAACTATTTGTTCCTTATACGATTGAaataaaggtatatattttCCATGAGGTTCATCTGTTAcgagtaatattaaacaaaacgtTGATGCCGATAATGAGGGAATGGATGGGGCTCCTTCATTTCTCTAAATATATATGGATTATATTCACTAAAATTAACAAGTATAATTTATTACCTGAGTAAAAGTTTGAAACATCAGACATTTCTTCATCACCTTCAATACATTGGCCGAAAACTGTTTTCATTTCTGAAAAATGATTACGTGAAATTGTAAGAAAACAATATCAAGCAATCAATTCAAAGTTGCTAGATAATTTTTAAAACGTGCAAATCATTTTTatggttatttgtgtttgtttggaTAGTTCATCTTATTTGCAATCtccttatgttttatatatagaaGTTTGTCAGTATCTGCTTTCATTTACATTAGAAACTGTCATTGTGTTTTCCAAAAAGAGTATAGGGAGCAAAAACATGGTTGTTTTAACCGTGCCCCCTCTTGTCTCCACCTTCTATGCTAGAGTACTTTACCTTTAATTTCTCTCTTGAGTAGTTTGTGTTGATAGACCGCTGCAAGGAATAATGCAACAATCAGAACACTCATCATGATCTCCTGACAAGTATAAGGGCATCCAAAAGTCATattctgaagaagaaaaaaaggtcTTTCATTCATCAgcacaaatataaaagaacagTTAAATCGCTTACATCCGGGTATCTTTGTGGGAATGGTTATAATAGTGAACCGATCTAAAATATATGGTAAgcttaaaataaattgtgacaATAAGCTCTAAAAATGAAATTGCGACacctcaaaatgtttaaaaaagccAATATAATACTTCAATGTTATGGTGTGAACCCTTACCTCGTAATCTATAAATTCTAGGTCAGCGGGATCGAAGGTAAATACTGGTTCCATGctgaaacaacaaaaaaagacgGATTAGCCATATAACAAACTGAAATTATTGcttgtatatacatatttacatgtatatattttatctaaatctaaataaaaatgaaagctATATGTACAAAATACAGTTACTTTACTGATTATGTAACTGTAGGCGGTCGGGCTCAGATGCTTTCACTGAATTGTGTGGTACTAAAAATTTTACCGAGTTTtgtttaggcagcaaccatttgattttcggaagggggtggggtggggtctatggatttttttgggaaaaagtttgtttacagttttgggagaaaaaaataatttgttgttgATTTCGCCAAAgtcgaaaaaaaagtttgtccagaaaaaaatccatagccccccccgaatatcaaatggttgctgcctcaGTATCAAACAACAGACAGGTACATTGATGGCTACACAGGCTCGATTAGAACCCCTTCGTATCTCTTGCCTActattataaatttacaaaatagtacatattatatattatgaattattttatcttaaaacCATGAATTATTTATCGTTCTTCAATAGAAATTCATAACGGTAACAGTAAAAATGGTATTTCGGGATTTGCACAATATAACAAGTattctttatttgcaaaaacagacaaaaaaacaattttgtttatgGCAAATAcagtaacaaaacaaacatgattaaacataatgaaaactcgagaatattataaaaaatatgataaagttatTGTTCTCCtttcctcagttctaatgactctTTAATGGAAGAAACAACCGCTTTTACAATTCAAttgaattcaatattttatttaagtctcatatttcaataatatataatacaatattacaTGAATTATAAATTACATCATTTGATGTTGATGGAGTATAATAACGGGTTTATCAGTAACATTAAGTGtatcaaaatttacatattaataTAAACACTAATGTTTTGCCCAGTTAACGTCTTTGTTACCGCTAGTCTGGTACAGATGGGTTTTTTTATATGGAATTAAGACCGTGATAATGCATGGTTACAATATATTAAGTAATTCACTTTTTGGTTAAACTGTTTGAATTATCAAAGACGCTTTGGATAGGGGTTAGAGAAAGGAGAATAATGCACAAAGactaaaattgtaaataatagaGAAAAGTAGGTCACAAacataaagaatagagaaaaatgggaTACTAAgtgaaattataaagaatagagaaaaatgatatactaaataaaattataaagaatatattcaatagagaaaaatggaatattaaatagaattataaagaatagagaaaaatgggattctaaataaaataataaagaatatagaaaaatgagatactaaataaaattataaagaataaagaaaaatgagatacttaaaatacaaaattataaagaatatattCAATAGAGAAAAGTGACTGACTAAAAATACAGAATGCAGTTGCAAGTATTTGatgaatacaaacaaacacGACCAGTTCAGTAGAGTCTTAATAGTGTTAAGGCTTACCTAATTTTATCTTCTGGATTATTAGCAGACTGTAGAACCATAACTGCTACCAGTGATGTCAACCATACAAACACAGCCATGGCGAATGTTGATGATACAGGTGTAACTTTTAACACGATATAAGCAAACTAACAACACaaataagacaatataaaacacaCGCTTCAGGTTGTCGCGCTGTTGCGGTTGTTAATGAGGTTCACGTAACGTCACAGTGACTTTTACTTTATGACCGTTACATGCACAGTGACGTCAGGCAGTCTTTTCCGTCAAACTTCATGGTATGCGATCGAATAAGGCATTGTTAGAGGGGTCTACCTTTATTTATGAATACAAATAGCTGCAAACATCGGTGTACTGAAGTGCgttttttttctggtttttttttcacgaAACAAGAACGATAACTGTAAAATGCAGTTAATATTCAACAATTTTATGGAGTATTGTTTATGACAGTGACaaaaaagaacatgtggtatgattgccaatgcgacaactccgCCACGAAATCTctacaagagacaaaatgacacagaaattaacaactatcaCCGTACGCAGTGGCAGATCCGGGGAGGTCCGGGgcttggaacccccctttttggggccgatcaatgcatttggatgggagcatatagttggacccccccccccccttttttttaaactggctGGATCCGCTCTTGGAACCAATAATGCCGTACGATATTGACacaagaaataattttaaatattttaacttttattgaCTAGCCTAGATTAATAAAACACTGTGGACTTGTTCATTTGATCCCTCTTAAGTTCTCCTTATTGTCACTTTTTATTCAGTGGCAGTTCCATCATCATTCTACGTTTCACAATATTTAACGCCCACTTAGTGTTCGTTTTCAATCAATCTAAATGAGGCAGTAACAACGGTATAAACCATTCACAATGCATGTAATCTTGAATAATTCACTCCattgatattaaaatcaattattttcctTGTGACAACTTCTAAATAGTCCAAAACCAGGGATTTGAACTGATTCGACAtttgtaaatagaaataaactattaagcttttacaaattttaattaaataatgaaaCGCATTTGACACAGTTCGACACCAGATAGACTACCGTCGTTGTACAGTAATGGATTTTAATATCTAAAAATGCATGTACTATtattgacatgaattatcattgataaatCAACTGCTTACAAAACTTATAGTTGTCGTTGTATTAGTGATTTTCTGCCCAATGAATACATTGAAAACCTTGCATGTATTTagcgattattttttttcggaaCTACACGTATATCCTCGATGCTCTTATGATATCTAAtggttcgtttctatgtatgatGCATTGcagtttgtttggttttttttgcacttcggtgtttctgttgtttctttgttcCAAGGTTCCTCTTAT
Above is a window of Mytilus trossulus isolate FHL-02 chromosome 4, PNRI_Mtr1.1.1.hap1, whole genome shotgun sequence DNA encoding:
- the LOC134714171 gene encoding uncharacterized protein LOC134714171 yields the protein MNERPFFLLQNMTFGCPYTCQEIMMSVLIVALFLAAVYQHKLLKREIKEMKTVFGQCIEGDEEMSDVSNFYSDTECLIKGMKRKSKAMEKRFKKIEEIIPGKGDLELIKDDVDYLKDSWSNQYTTFSLLDINLNVKANSEKLKVQLAEIRGRFDAAINEVEGYMVEDEGILKSIVGDVQLLESYFGK